From the genome of Helicoverpa zea isolate HzStark_Cry1AcR chromosome 1, ilHelZeax1.1, whole genome shotgun sequence, one region includes:
- the LOC124634762 gene encoding zinc finger protein 585A-like has translation MCDDVQNCCRICLDAESDHVSILGDPTISLHMKSCLSVTVSANDHLPKTVCLSCVSLLNQFYNFQLNARCSQDWLESSVQEKLKKPSESKMVIQPLPDSEYNSDSLLEFLNNTANIEEYLNNLGKEDIPCIVNMLDRNEHSMEISKMNNKVTKVPSPKKKDITKKFKLEKEVLDTDYQIAKGFAIKETDVKIKVNQVKVEKNDFICFGCKIKFDTVQKLLQHLSVCDIASRTCIHCNQLFNSKLQMQQHSLLHNTTQPFTCNCGEEFPSKERLMQHHKTCHMDYAATVGYVYRCKGCGDTFRERFQLYKHAKEHIIKSEERVCDICGHTFPGSDALNKHRKEEHEKPENVMYKCKICNITSTDRKEMYLHVKKHTARPEPTRHLCESCGRSFTTRTSLLRHSLLHSSDKTVCHICQKQLMDTKLLEHHLMEHIEIAICEKCGQSMSRFKLATHGCV, from the exons ATGTGTGATGATGTTCAAAATTGTTGCCGCATATGTCTGGACGCGGAATCGGACCATGTCTCCATTCTCGGAGACCCCACTATCAGTTTACACATGAAATCCTGTCTGTCTGTAACCGTATCCGCTAATGATCACCTTCCTAAGACAGTTTGCTTATCCTGTGTATCGTTATTAAACCAGTTTTACAACTTCCAACTCAATGCTCGCTGTTCCCAAGACTGGCTGGAATCTTCAGTGCAAGAGAAGTTGAAGAAACCCTCTGAAAGCAAAATGGTGATACAACCTTTGCCCGACTCGGAATATAATTCAGACTCGCTCTTAGAGTTTCTTAATAACACTGCGAACATCGAAGAATATTTAAACAACCTTGGTAAGGAAGATATACCTTGTATTGTGAACATGTTGGATAGAAATGAGCATTCCATGGAAATAAGTAAGATGAACAACAAAGTGACTAAAGTACCCAGTCCTAAAAAGAAAGACATCACAAAGAAatttaaattagaaaaagaaGTGCTAGATACAGATTACCAAATAGCGAAAGGTTTTGCAATCAAAGAGACTGATGTAAAAATCAAGGTGAACCAAGTAAAGGTTGAAAAGAATGATTTCATATGCTTCGGTTGTAAGATAAAATTTGATACTGTACAAAAGTTGTTGCAACATCTGAGTGTGTGCGATATTGCTTCCCGAACGTGCATACATTGTAACCAGCTGTTTAATTCAAAGCTGCAGATGCAACAACATTCATTATTACACAACACAACACAGCCTTTCACTTGCAACTGCGGTGAGGAGTTTCCGTCAAAGGAGCGTTTAATGCAGCACCACAAAACCTGCCACATGGACTACGCAGCTACCGTAGGATATGTGTACCGATGTAAAGGATGCGGAGACACGTTTAGAGAAAGGTTTCAACTGTACAAACATGCTAAAGAACACATTATTAAGTCCGAAGAGAGGGTGTGTGATATCTGCGGTCATACTTTCCCTGGCAGTGATGCGTTGAATAAGCATAGGAAAGAGGAACATGAGAAACCTGAAAATGTCATGTACAA ATGCAAAATATGCAACATAACATCAACAGACCGCAAAGAAATGTACCTCCACGTGAAAAAGCATACCGCAAGACCGGAACCAACTCGTCACTTATGTGAATCATGCGGCCGCAGCTTTACAACTAGAACCTCTTTACTCCGACACTCATTACTTCACAGTAGTGATAAGACTGTATGTCATATTTGTCAAAAACAGCTCATGGATACTAAGTTATTAGAACACCATTTAATGGAGCATATTGAAATAGCGATTTGTGAAAAATGTGGCCAAAGTATGAGTAGATTCAAGCTGGCTACACATGGTTGTGTGTAG